A window of the Torulaspora globosa chromosome 6, complete sequence genome harbors these coding sequences:
- a CDS encoding pyridoxal 5'-phosphate synthase (ancestral locus Anc_7.529) has translation MSLVGKFPDHLIDLIKTSKYVHVATASKDGMPSVSLMNYIYVPSSKTYISSDRSSDYIIFATLDNTEKYANILVNPMVSLLFHDWVTAKNLSVRKHSVSQTPTPEPSHATTTGVPESSKLLNLLQELNQAELFQMSATIRGHGTIIDPSSDESKHYKDLLLRANPDAHVFIQSDKTVIVKVKIESAKVTDNENNTSIYK, from the coding sequence ATGTCTTTGGTTGGTAAATTTCCGGATCATTTGATCGATTTGATTAAGACTTCGAAGTACGTCCATGTGGCTACAGCCTCCAAGGATGGTATGCCTTCAGTCTCGCTGATGAATTACATATACGTTCCTAGCAGTAAGACGTACATCTCTAGTGATCGTTCAAGTGACTACATTATCTTTGCCACTTTGGATAATACTGAGAAATACGCTAATATCTTGGTCAACCCTATGGTGTCACTGCTGTTCCACGATTGGGTGACAGCAAAGAACCTTTCGGTACGGAAGCACAGTGTATCTCAAACCCCTACGCCCGAACCATCTCATGCTACGACCACTGGTGTTCCCGAGTCAAgcaagctgctgaacctGCTGCAGGAGCTGAACCAGGCGGAATTGTTCCAGATGAGCGCTACCATCAGAGGACATGGCACCATAATTGATCCCAGCAGCGACGAGTCTAAGCATTACAAAGATCTGCTGCTCAGAGCAAACCCTGATGCGCATGTGTTTATTCAAAGCGACAAGACGGTTATCGTCAAGGTCAAGATTGAAAGCGCCAAGGTCACGGATAATGAGAACAATACGAGTATCTACAAATAA
- the PDP3 gene encoding Pdp3p (ancestral locus Anc_7.528), translating into MTKELKTGELVLCKVGSFPPWPAVVVPQRLLRKDVYRKRRPNCAAVCFFNDPTYYWEQPQRLNKLEPTAIEEFLTGNSKAKNQQELLEAYRQARDFTNLHDFLVNRAKEESRFEELKREIGDEEIMAGEDPFLSKTDSKKRKQSSPPASDKRKRTRDDGNNRDGTIHDSSDDSNGRLREQKPNSKRSHTEDEKKNKLDLDRRIEICMLFRRRLQKNLVQRDSSPTDDEIAESHKMLHKIHANVDNKPPFFDLDALRQSKLHKLLKVIVNDSDLEEFHPICKSILMKWAHYISELKAEKAKTEQRSTSSPASGI; encoded by the coding sequence ATGACCAAGGAACTTAAAACTGGCGAGCTTGTTTTGTGTAAAGTTGGCTCATTTCCACCTTGGCCAGCTGTAGTGGTCCCTCAAAGGCTGCTGCGAAAAGATGTTTACCGCAAGCGAAGACCCAATTGCGCTGCGGtttgcttcttcaatgatcCGACGTACTACTGGGAACAACCGCAAAGGCTAAACAAGCTCGAACCGACCGCAATCGAAGAGTTCTTAACAGGAAATTCAAAAGCCAAGAACCAGCAGGAGCTACTGGAAGCTTATCGGCAGGCCCGGGATTTTACCAATCTGCATGACTTCCTAGTAAACAgagcaaaagaagagagtAGAttcgaagagctgaagCGAGAAATAGGAGATGAGGAGATAATGGCCGGGGAGGATCCCTTCCTGAGCAAAACGGACTCGAAAAAGCGGAAACAGTCGTCACCACCAGCATCTGATAAGCGCAAACGTACGAGAGACGATGGAAACAACAGAGACGGGACCATTCATGACAGCAGCGATGACAGCAATGGAAGGCTGCGAGAACAGAAGCCAAACAGCAAGCGAAGCCATACCgaggacgagaagaagaacaagttAGATCTCGACCGAAGGATCGAAATATGCATGcttttcagaagaagactGCAGAAAAACCTGGTACAGAGAGACTCATCGCCAACAGATGACGAAATCGCAGAGTCCCACAAGATGCTACACAAGATACATGCAAACGTCGACAATAAACCGCCGTTTTTCGACCTCGACGCCCTACGGCAAAGCAAGCTCCACAAGCTATTGAAGGTTATAGTCAACGACTCGGACCTTGAAGAGTTCCACCCCATATGCAAAAGCATACTGATGAAGTGGGCACATTACATTTCAGAATTGAAAGCCGAGAAGGCAAAGACCGAGCAACGCAGTACCAGCTCTCCAGCCAGTGGGATATAG